A genomic stretch from Macaca nemestrina isolate mMacNem1 chromosome 16, mMacNem.hap1, whole genome shotgun sequence includes:
- the LOC105490697 gene encoding cysteinyl leukotriene receptor 2 isoform X1 produces MAHLTSMERKFMSLHPSISVSEMEPNGTFSSNNNSRNCTIENFKREFFPVVYLIIFVWGVLGNGLSIYVFLQPYKKSTSVNVFMLNLAISDLLFISTLPFRADYYLRGSDWIFGDLACRIMSYSLYVNMYSSIYFLTVLSVVRFLATVHPFRLLHVTSIRSAWILCGIIWILTMASSVILLNNGSEQKGSVISCLELNHYKITKLQTMNYIALVVGFLLPFFTLSICYLLIIRALLKVEVPESGLRVSHRKALTTIIITLIIFFLCFLPYHTLRTLHLVTWKVDICEDRLHKAVVITLALAAANTCFNPLLYYFAGENFKDRLRSALRKGHP; encoded by the exons ATGGCTCATTTGACAAG CATGGAAAGAAAATTTATGTCCTTGCATCCATCCATCTCCGTATCAGAAATGGAACCAAATGGCACCTTCAGCAGTAATAACAACAGCAGAAACTGCACAATTGAAAACTTCAAGAGAGAATTTTTCCCAGTTGTATATCTGATAATATTTGTCTGGGGAGTCTTGGGAAATGGCTTGTCCATATATGTTTTCCTGCAGCCTTATAAGAAGTCCACATCTGTGAATGTTTTCATGCTAAATCTGGCCATTTCAGATCTCCTGTTCATAAGCACACTTCCCTTCAGGGCTGACTATTATCTTAGAGGCTCCGACTGGATATTTGGAGACCTGGCCTGCAGGATTATGTCTTATTCCTTGTATGTCAACATGTACAGCAGTATTTATTTCCTGACCGTGCTGAGTGTTGTGCGTTTCCTGGCAACTGTTCACCCCTTTCGGCTTCTGCATGTCACCAGCATCAGGAGTGCCTGGATCCTATGTGGGATCATATGGATCCTTACCATGGCTTCCTCAGTAATACTCCTCAACAATGGCTCTGAGCAGAAGGGCAGTGTCATATCATGCTTAGAGCTGAATCACTACAAAATTACTAAGCTGCAGACCATGAACTATATTGCCTTAGTGGTGGGCTTCCTGCTGCCGTTTTTCACACTCAGCATCTGTTATCTGCTGATCATTCGGGCTCTGTTAAAAGTGGAGGTCCCAGAATCGGGGCTGCGGGTTTCTCACAGGAAGGCACtgaccaccatcatcatcaccttgATCATCTTCTTCTTGTGTTTCCTGCCCTATCACACACTGAGGACCCTTCACTTGGTGACATGGAAAGTGGATATATGCGAAGACAGGCTGCATAAAGCTGTGGTTATCACACTGGCCTTGGCGGCAGCCAATACATGCTTCAATCCTCTGCTCTATTACTTTGCTGGGGAGAATTTTAAGGACAGACTAAGGTCTGCACTCCGAAAAGGCCATCCATAG
- the LOC105490697 gene encoding cysteinyl leukotriene receptor 2 isoform X2, with product MERKFMSLHPSISVSEMEPNGTFSSNNNSRNCTIENFKREFFPVVYLIIFVWGVLGNGLSIYVFLQPYKKSTSVNVFMLNLAISDLLFISTLPFRADYYLRGSDWIFGDLACRIMSYSLYVNMYSSIYFLTVLSVVRFLATVHPFRLLHVTSIRSAWILCGIIWILTMASSVILLNNGSEQKGSVISCLELNHYKITKLQTMNYIALVVGFLLPFFTLSICYLLIIRALLKVEVPESGLRVSHRKALTTIIITLIIFFLCFLPYHTLRTLHLVTWKVDICEDRLHKAVVITLALAAANTCFNPLLYYFAGENFKDRLRSALRKGHP from the coding sequence ATGGAAAGAAAATTTATGTCCTTGCATCCATCCATCTCCGTATCAGAAATGGAACCAAATGGCACCTTCAGCAGTAATAACAACAGCAGAAACTGCACAATTGAAAACTTCAAGAGAGAATTTTTCCCAGTTGTATATCTGATAATATTTGTCTGGGGAGTCTTGGGAAATGGCTTGTCCATATATGTTTTCCTGCAGCCTTATAAGAAGTCCACATCTGTGAATGTTTTCATGCTAAATCTGGCCATTTCAGATCTCCTGTTCATAAGCACACTTCCCTTCAGGGCTGACTATTATCTTAGAGGCTCCGACTGGATATTTGGAGACCTGGCCTGCAGGATTATGTCTTATTCCTTGTATGTCAACATGTACAGCAGTATTTATTTCCTGACCGTGCTGAGTGTTGTGCGTTTCCTGGCAACTGTTCACCCCTTTCGGCTTCTGCATGTCACCAGCATCAGGAGTGCCTGGATCCTATGTGGGATCATATGGATCCTTACCATGGCTTCCTCAGTAATACTCCTCAACAATGGCTCTGAGCAGAAGGGCAGTGTCATATCATGCTTAGAGCTGAATCACTACAAAATTACTAAGCTGCAGACCATGAACTATATTGCCTTAGTGGTGGGCTTCCTGCTGCCGTTTTTCACACTCAGCATCTGTTATCTGCTGATCATTCGGGCTCTGTTAAAAGTGGAGGTCCCAGAATCGGGGCTGCGGGTTTCTCACAGGAAGGCACtgaccaccatcatcatcaccttgATCATCTTCTTCTTGTGTTTCCTGCCCTATCACACACTGAGGACCCTTCACTTGGTGACATGGAAAGTGGATATATGCGAAGACAGGCTGCATAAAGCTGTGGTTATCACACTGGCCTTGGCGGCAGCCAATACATGCTTCAATCCTCTGCTCTATTACTTTGCTGGGGAGAATTTTAAGGACAGACTAAGGTCTGCACTCCGAAAAGGCCATCCATAG